The following coding sequences are from one Ornithodoros turicata isolate Travis chromosome 1, ASM3712646v1, whole genome shotgun sequence window:
- the LOC135395869 gene encoding uncharacterized protein LOC135395869: MTLVWSTLHDVVWKAVMKELLFSRNRHAPGGGRPNSSPYVAEGVALHKNTLDVLARGPKYSPRSKVSSEEMVAFTRKIALKCPPNAQVAVSDQCIDAVTTLRDQGAIRSSLNLSSVKRDLKTNGCCLLQADKEGRFVVLPQGEFQQKALQALNKNFMALSEEDIRGFRRLAIAALEDAGMPGTVNQVKKCMKTHLDVFFTAKTHKQGLPFRPIVSERGSWQSYVSSVLRKGLNIVEVNDPYYLSRSEEVTAFLGSLREEKYDFRSFDVEDMFFNLDTGLLLRLVEEELDRVNPVTFSTETGMSSRSFVELLHIYLLSTTVEFQKGIYRQKKGVCIGSRIAPALSNIYLAAFDRQLQGRLQRAAPNMLRICRYVDDYLLVSVGEVDWVPVLRLFQTNEYGLKFTLEEPARDTLQFLDLRLIREARHLCWMYGQRTEKPLLPFNSNHTKMVKMGIVNSLVRACVVKSCQHRVEASLREQLLRLSRAGYPIDFTRGVVRRLLKGSRGSGTGREERPEKTVVIPYVHGATHRLVKVAQKQGIKIVPTVRSKLSSLPGWGAAEDARPTCRVRHRNRFVECCAGVVYSIPTSCGRQYVGETSRCLNDRIREHRNKVDKKDEEGSRLAGHVIYCRCQPQYGQTKVLYRSKDVHVRHVLETKTIMQLKDKCVSAATATLTEKQQHLINSERVF; encoded by the coding sequence ATGACGTTGGTATGGAGTACACTACACGACGTCGTGTGGAAGGCAGTTATGAAGGAACTGTTGTTCAGTCGGAACAGGCATGCCCCGGGAGGGGGAAGGCCCAATAGTTCCCCTTATGTGGCGGAGGGGGTTGCCTTGCATAAGAATACCCTAGACGTTCTGGCCCGGGGACCAAAGTATAGTCCACGGAGCAAGGTTTCATCAGAAGAGATGGTGGCGTTCACTAGGAAGATAGCTCTAAAATGCCCGCCAAACGCCCAAGTAGCAGTGTCGGACCAGTGCATTGATGCAGTGACGACTTTACGAGATCAAGGTGCAATTCGATCGAGCCTGAATTTATCGTCAGTGAAAAGGGATCTGAAAACAAATGGTTGTTGTCTACTTCAGGCGGACAAGGAGGGAAGATTTGTGGTTCTTCCACAAGGGGAGTTTCAACAGAAGGCGCTGCAGGCCCTTAATAAGAATTTCATGGCCTTGTCTGAAGAAGACATCAGGGGGTTCAGGAGGTTGGCCATCGCAGCTCTAGAGGATGCCGGCATGCCGGGCACCGTTAACCAAGTAAAGAAGTGTATGAAGACCCATCTTGACGTCTTCTTCACAGCGAAAACTCACAAGCAAGGGTTACCTTTCCGTCCGATTGTGTCTGAGCGAGGGTCCTGGCAGTCCTACGTCTCCAGTGTTCTACGCAAGGGCCTCAACATCGTTGAAGTCAATGACCCTTACTACCTGTCGCGGTCGGAAGAGGTCACCGCGTTTCTGGGTTCTTTAAGGGAGGAGAAGTATGACTTTCGATCCTTTGACGTCGAAGACATGTTTTTCAACTTGGACACTGGACTTCTTCTCAGGCTGGTGGAGGAGGAGCTGGACAGGGTAAACCCGGTCACGTTTTCCACTGAAACCGGGATGTCCTCGCGGAGTTTCGTGGAGCTACTACACATTTATTTATTGTCCACCACAGTTGAGTTCCAGAAGGGAATATACCGGCAAAAGAAGGGGGTGTGCATCGGGTCCAGGATAGCCCCGGCCCTAAGCAACATATACCTGGCGGCGTTCGATAGGCAACTTCAGGGAAGACTACAAAGGGCTGCACCCAACATGCTACGAATTTGTAGGTACGTGGACGATTACCTTCTGGTTTCGGTGGGGGAAGTGGACTGGGTCCCTGTGTTGCGGCTGTTCCAGACCAACGAGTACGGGTTAAAATTTACCCTGGAGGAACCCGCGAGGGACACGTTGCAGTTCTTGGACTTGAGGCTGATTAGAGAAGCCCGACACCTGTGCTGGATGTACGGTCAGAGGACGGAAAAACCGTTACTCCCCTTCAATTCGAACCACACGAAGATGGTGAAGATGGGCATCGTAAACAGCTTGGTGAGGGCATGCGTTGTCAAGAGTTGTCAACATCGAGTCGAGGCAAGCCTGAGGGAGCAGCTGCTAAGACTTTCGCGAGCAGGGTACCCGATCGATTTTACCAGAGGAGTGGTCAGGCGTCTTCTGAAGGGCTCAAGGGGCTCCGGTACAGGTCGGGAGGAGCGGCCCGAGAAGACGGTGGTGATCCCGTATGTGCATGGAGCAACGCACCGACTGGTAAAAGTGGCACAAAAACAAGGGATTAAGATTGTGCCCACTGTTAGGAGCAAACTGAGTTCATTGCCGGGATGGGGCGCGGCAGAGGATGCCAGACCGACTTGCAGGGTAAGACACAGGAACAGATTCGTGGAGTGTTGCGCGGGTGTAGTGTACTCCATACCAACGTCATGCGGTCGACAGTATGTAGGAGAAACCTCTAGGTGTTTGAATGACCGGATCCGAGAGCATCGAAACAAGGTGGACAAGAAAGATGAAGAGGGATCTCGGCTTGCAGGCCACGTCATTTATTGCCGGTGCCAACCCCAGTACGGCCAGACAAAAGTCTTATACAGATCTAAAGACGTTCATGTGCGGCATGTGTTAGAGACAAAGACGATAATGCAACTTAAAGATAAATGCGTCAGTGCTGCGACGGCGACCCTGACAGAGAAACAGCAACACCTTATCAACTCCGAACGGGTGTTCTGA